From the Sanguibacter sp. HDW7 genome, the window GCGTGAGCTCACCCTCACGCAGCAGATACGCGCGGGAGTCGCCCATGTGCGCCATCGCGAGCATCGAGCCCGCGCGCAGCAGCGCCGTCACCGTCGTGCCCATGCCCGAGAGCTCCGGCTCCGCCGTCGACCTCGCGACGAGCGCCTCCTGGGCCTCGTCGACCGCTCGCTCGAGCTCCGCGACAGCGTCGTCCGCGCCGAACGAGTCGTCGTTGAGCGGAGCGAACGTCGCGACGGCGATCGAGGACGCGACGTCACCGCCCGCATGCCCTCCCATGCCGTCCGCGACGACGAGAAGGTTGGGACCGGCGAAACCCGAGTCCTGGTTGTTCGATCGCACGAGCCCGACGTCGGAACGAAGGGCATAGCGCAACGCGATGGGCACGGGGGTCACCTCTGCAGCTCGAGGACGCTCTGACCGATGCGCACGGGGGTCCCGACCGGTAGGACGAGCGGCTCGACGAGACGCTCGGTGCCGACGAACGTGCCGTTCGTCGACCCGAGGTCCTCGACGACCCAGCGGTCGCCCTGCGGAAAGATCCGTGCGTGGCGCGAGGAGGCGTAGTCGTCGTCGAGGACGAGCGTGCACGCCGCCGCGCGGCCGATGAGGATGGCCGACTCACCCAGGGGGATCGTCGTGCCGGTGAGGTTGCCGTCCGTGACGACGAGGCGCGTCGGGCGCGCCTCCGCCGCACGGGCGCGCGGCTCAGACGTCTCCGCGGGACGCGGCGCCGAGGCGGCGCGCGAGCGTCGGGCACCGGGCGCGGTCGCGCGCGTCGAGACCTTCGTGCCGTAGATGTCGCGCCGCAGCACGCCGATGGCGACGAGGACGAACAGCCACAGCGCGGCGAGGTAGCCCAGCCGGAGCAGGGTGATCGTCAGCTCGCTCATGGGGTTGCGGTCACCGGTCCTGGGCGTCGTCGGGCGCGGAACCGGTCCAGAACATGATCCTGGTCCGGCCGATCGTCAGGCTGTTGCCGTCGAGCAAGGTCGCCGCAGGCACCTGGTGGCCCTCGACGAACAGGCCGTTCGTCGAGCCGAGGTCCGTCGCGACGACACCGTCGGGCGTGATGCGGATCTCGAGGTGACGCCGGCTCACACCAGGGTCGTCGACGACGATGTCGGCCTCCGAGCCACGGCCGATGACCGTGACGGGACCCGTGAGGAGGTAGCGCTGCCCGTCGATGTCGACGAGCGGGTGGCGCGAGCTCGGGCTCGCCGACACGGGCGCGACCGCGCCACGCACAGTGCGCGACGAGAGCTCGTAACGGCCTGCGGTGACGTCGTCGTGCAGCTCGAACGTCACGGTGACGGGCCCGACGAACGCGTAGCCCTGCGACGTCGCGTGATCCGTGACGTTGGCCGCGAGCTCGTCTGCGAGGGTCTCAGCGCCCCACCGCTCGATGCGGTCGAAGTCGTCGGGCGCGAGCGCGAACGTGAACTCGTTGGGGACGACGGTGCGGTCGCGGTCCACCGCGGCAGCCTTGTCGTCGACCTCTCGGCGCAGGGCGCTCGCCAGCTCGACGGGCTTGAGCTCGGAGCGGAACGCACGGGAGAAGGCAGTGCTGACGACCTTCTCCACGCCCTTCTCGAAGCGGTCCAGGACGCCCATGGCACCTCCATCCCCTGTTGTCGTCCGGCACGCTCGCAGCGCGTCGGGGTCGTCGTCGGGCACGACGAACGCCCTTGCATGCTATCGGCGCGCAGCGTGCGGCGGGGCCTGAACACGTGGACGCGCTGTGCGGATCGCGTGCGTCGTGGCCGATCGCGGGGGTGATTCGGTGGTGTCCTGGTCGCCGTGCTAGCCTTTCGAGGCTCGCAAGAGTGCTCGCGTGAGTGGCGGAATGGCAGACGCGCTGGCTTCAGGTGCCAGTGCCCGCAAGGGCGTGGGGGTTCAAGTCCCCCCTCACGCACGCGAGATCGAAGGCCCCGGACCAATGGTCCGGGGCCTTCGTCGTGCCCGGGGCACAGCTTCATGCCCACGCGGGCGGGATCGATACGCGCGCAGCCGTTTGCACCGACATCATGGGATGAAAACGCTCCCACTGGGAATACTGGGGAAAACTCACCCGCGACGCGGGCCGTTATGCGTTTTATGGGTGGGCAACGAGCCTTGCAACTTGCAGCAAGCGCCGCAACTCTGGGAACTGCCTTCGTCAAGGACGGGTCAAGCCGCGTCGTTGCGAGGTGATCCAGACCCCCACCGGAACAGGACGATGAACCTTCGACCCGCAGCCGCACTCAGCGCACTCGCGCTCGTGGCGGGAGGCCTCACGCTCCTCACCGTGCCCGACGTCGCCGACGCCGCCGGCAACGGTGACACCGTCTTCATCGACGACGCCCTCCAGGCCGGACCGCTCGGGACCGCATGGGCCGTCCGCGGCGCGCGCTGGACCCCGCAGCTGCGCACCGTCGCGCAGAACAACCAGGTCGTCCACTCGAGAAACACCGCGGACTGCAGCCCCTGGCCAACCTGCCTCGCGACGTACGACGTGGCCCGTGACGGCAGCTGGCTCACGCTCACGAGCGACAACACCCAGGACGGCCTCGGCGAGGCCGGCTTCGTCCTCAACCAGACCTCGTTCTCCTCCGCGCGCGGCGTCGTCATCGAGTACGACCAGCGTGTCTACCGGACCAACAACGGCAAGATGGGAACGCTCCTGCAGGGCGGCGGCGACGGCATCTCGCTGTTCCTCGTCGACGCGAACGCCCGCGACTACGGACGCCCCACCGAGGTCGACACCGACTCCACCCAGCCTGGTGGCTACGGCGCCGCGCTCGGCTACTCGAGCGTCTCCAACACCGGCGACTCCTGGTGCCCCGCCCAGCCCGGCATCGCCGGCGCCTATCTCGGCATCGGGTTCGACGTCTACGGCAACTTCCAGAAGGCCGAGACCTTCATCGACAGCGCCAACCGCGGCACCCGCCCCAGCTCCGTCTCCGGCCAGCACCCGAACGCGCTCAACACTCGGCTCATGCAGTCCATCGGCCTGCGCGGCTCCGGCGTCCGCTTCCTCAACGCGGCCTCCTGCAACACCGCGAACCAGGCGCAGCTCGAACGCAGCTACGGACTGATCCGCCATCCGCTCACGACCCGGCCTGGGTACCTCTCCGCGTTCCAGGTGCGATGGAACGCCGCCGACGACCCCGCGACGTACGCGTGGCAGTACAAGAAGGCCTCCGACGTCACGTGGACGGCCGTCCCGACCGAGCTCGTCGCCTCCGTCCCCGCGAGCAACCTCAACGACCCGCGCGGCTACGCCACCGCCCGCATCCCCGTCGACGCCGCCTACACCGGCGCCTACGACGTCCGCTACAGGCGCACGACGGGCAGCGACCAGGCCTACCGCACGATCTCCGTGCCGCGGAACGCGGCCGTCAGCACGTGGCCCGACGTGAGCGTCACCGGCACGACGACGTTCGACTCGCTCACCGAGCCCAAGGGCGGCTACCGCTGGCTCGCCGGCACCGGCGCCCACGGGAGCACGACGACCGGCGCGTGGATCGACAACCCGAAGAACGACGCGCACGGCTACCGCCGCGTCCGCGTCACGCTCACCCCTCAGGCCGACGGCTCCCGGAACGTCGCAGTCTCGTGGACCCCCAAGCTCTCCATGTCCGACGACATCTGCGTCGACCCCGTGACGAAGGTGCCCAACGGGCTCGTCGGCGCTGCGTGCAGCGGCGCCGCGGGGGAGTGGCGCCCCGCCGCGGCACCGACGTTCACCGAGCAGTTCAGCTACGACCTCGCCGACAGCCAGTTCCAGGCCGCCATGCCCGCGCAGTTCCGGCTCGGCTTCGCCGCGTCGACCGGCTGGGCCGTGAACTTCCACCAGATCCGCAACCTCCGCGTGACGTCCCCGACCGACCTCGCGGTCGACAAGACCGTCGCGCTCGGCACCACCGACGCATCGACCACCTGGCACGACACCGTCACCGGCCAGGCCGGTGACACCGTCGCCTACCGGCTCGTCGCGACGAACGAGGGCCCCTCGCCCCTCGACCCCGCCTATCCCGCGACGCTCACCGACCCGATGACCGCGGTCCCGTTCGCCGATCCCCAGGACGTCACGTGGACCGCGACCGCGACCGGCGGCGCCCAGGTCCGCGCGACCTCCGCCGACCCGTGGACGACGAGCGTCTCCGGCACCGGCCCGCTCACCGCCGCGAACGCCCTCGAGTGGCACTCACCCGACCGCACGACGACGCCGACGGCCGCCGTCACCGTCGTCGTCACGGGAACCGTCGACCCCGCCGCGAGCGTCGGCACGTACCCCAACACCGCGACCGTCACCGCATCCCCCGCGGGCGGACCCCAGGAGACCGACCTCAGCAACAACACGGACGACGCCGAGCTCGTGCTGCGACCCGGCGACACGTGGCGCGTCGCCAAGACCGCCGACCCCGCGAGCGGCACGACCGTCACGGCCGGCACCGAGATCGCCTACAGCGTCACCGCGACCGCCGACGGAGCCGCCGGCCGCGGCGACGTGCGCGGGGTCGTCCTCACCGACGACCTCGACGACGTGCTCGACGACGCGACGTTCGTCCCCGGCTCCGCAACCCTGACGATCGGCTCCGACACCCCCCTCGCCGTCGCCGATCCCG encodes:
- a CDS encoding SpaA isopeptide-forming pilin-related protein, which produces MNLRPAAALSALALVAGGLTLLTVPDVADAAGNGDTVFIDDALQAGPLGTAWAVRGARWTPQLRTVAQNNQVVHSRNTADCSPWPTCLATYDVARDGSWLTLTSDNTQDGLGEAGFVLNQTSFSSARGVVIEYDQRVYRTNNGKMGTLLQGGGDGISLFLVDANARDYGRPTEVDTDSTQPGGYGAALGYSSVSNTGDSWCPAQPGIAGAYLGIGFDVYGNFQKAETFIDSANRGTRPSSVSGQHPNALNTRLMQSIGLRGSGVRFLNAASCNTANQAQLERSYGLIRHPLTTRPGYLSAFQVRWNAADDPATYAWQYKKASDVTWTAVPTELVASVPASNLNDPRGYATARIPVDAAYTGAYDVRYRRTTGSDQAYRTISVPRNAAVSTWPDVSVTGTTTFDSLTEPKGGYRWLAGTGAHGSTTTGAWIDNPKNDAHGYRRVRVTLTPQADGSRNVAVSWTPKLSMSDDICVDPVTKVPNGLVGAACSGAAGEWRPAAAPTFTEQFSYDLADSQFQAAMPAQFRLGFAASTGWAVNFHQIRNLRVTSPTDLAVDKTVALGTTDASTTWHDTVTGQAGDTVAYRLVATNEGPSPLDPAYPATLTDPMTAVPFADPQDVTWTATATGGAQVRATSADPWTTSVSGTGPLTAANALEWHSPDRTTTPTAAVTVVVTGTVDPAASVGTYPNTATVTASPAGGPQETDLSNNTDDAELVLRPGDTWRVAKTADPASGTTVTAGTEIAYSVTATADGAAGRGDVRGVVLTDDLDDVLDDATFVPGSATLTIGSDTPLAVADPVGTTLTTAPFDLPHGATATLRYRVTVDLDVAGGTTLRNVVVGDATSGDPETCAPPADPDDATCATVHTTPAWTLAKTVADAAEPGTTLPDGSLVQPGTTLVYSVTATNAGPADVDATFVDDLSDLLADPAGPTGPKATFVAGSVNLVVDGTPAAGSLPAAPDASHLLEVGPVTLPAATTAAGTTTPTTAVLTYRVTVAADAWATTLRNSVTGSGTDPVGGGDLPPLDCAPTDPCSTDQRTPLLLQVEKRGEDLTGTVVPMDGSQWAVYSDADLSTVVVEPVDAVAGKTGLFRTQLEPGTYWLVETQALPGFQLLATPVELTVAADGAVTLADPTSFLSVRDDTADDHAWTVVVQDVPALDLPESGGERPTVLLAVGILLSALACAVGVRARRRTRTGRP
- a CDS encoding DUF3662 and FHA domain-containing protein; this encodes MGVLDRFEKGVEKVVSTAFSRAFRSELKPVELASALRREVDDKAAAVDRDRTVVPNEFTFALAPDDFDRIERWGAETLADELAANVTDHATSQGYAFVGPVTVTFELHDDVTAGRYELSSRTVRGAVAPVSASPSSRHPLVDIDGQRYLLTGPVTVIGRGSEADIVVDDPGVSRRHLEIRITPDGVVATDLGSTNGLFVEGHQVPAATLLDGNSLTIGRTRIMFWTGSAPDDAQDR
- a CDS encoding FHA domain-containing protein, which translates into the protein MSELTITLLRLGYLAALWLFVLVAIGVLRRDIYGTKVSTRATAPGARRSRAASAPRPAETSEPRARAAEARPTRLVVTDGNLTGTTIPLGESAILIGRAAACTLVLDDDYASSRHARIFPQGDRWVVEDLGSTNGTFVGTERLVEPLVLPVGTPVRIGQSVLELQR